A genomic segment from Flavobacterium inviolabile encodes:
- a CDS encoding 3-hydroxyacyl-CoA dehydrogenase family protein — MKNIAVIGAGTMGNGIAHTFAQSGFKVLLIDISEKSLEKGMATIVGNLDRMIAKGTITEADKKATIENIITYTDIADGVVNADLVIEAATENVTLKLNIFKQLSEVCGENTILASNTSSISITQIASVVKNPERVIGMHFMNPVPIMKLVEIIRGYNTTDEVTKTIMDLSVALGKTPVEVNDYPGFVANRILMPMINESIETLYNGVAGVQEIDTVMKLGMAHPMGPLQLADFIGLDVCLSILNVMYDGFKNPKYAPCPLLVNMVMAGKLGVKSGEGFYDYSESKKAEKVAKMFA, encoded by the coding sequence ATGAAAAACATAGCTGTAATCGGAGCTGGAACAATGGGTAACGGAATTGCGCATACTTTTGCACAAAGCGGTTTTAAAGTATTATTAATTGATATTTCTGAAAAATCTTTAGAAAAAGGAATGGCAACAATCGTTGGGAATTTAGACCGAATGATTGCAAAAGGAACCATTACCGAAGCCGATAAAAAAGCAACAATTGAAAACATCATTACCTATACCGACATTGCAGACGGAGTGGTAAATGCTGATTTAGTGATAGAAGCGGCTACAGAAAATGTAACTTTAAAGCTAAACATCTTCAAACAACTGAGTGAAGTTTGCGGTGAAAACACCATTTTAGCGTCCAATACTTCTTCTATTTCCATTACACAAATCGCTTCTGTGGTTAAAAATCCGGAGCGTGTAATCGGTATGCACTTTATGAACCCGGTGCCTATCATGAAACTGGTAGAAATCATCCGTGGTTACAATACTACAGACGAAGTGACCAAAACCATTATGGATTTATCGGTAGCTTTAGGAAAAACACCGGTTGAAGTAAACGATTATCCGGGATTTGTAGCCAACAGAATTTTAATGCCGATGATTAACGAATCTATCGAAACCTTATACAACGGTGTGGCCGGCGTACAGGAAATCGACACCGTTATGAAATTGGGAATGGCACACCCTATGGGACCATTACAATTAGCAGATTTTATCGGTCTGGATGTTTGTCTTTCAATCTTAAACGTAATGTACGACGGATTCAAAAATCCTAAATATGCTCCGTGTCCTTTATTGGTAAACATGGTAATGGCAGGAAAATTAGGCGTAAAATCCGGAGAAGGATTCTATGACTATTCGGAAAGCAAAAAAGCAGAGAAAGTAGCGAAAATGTTCGCATAA
- a CDS encoding DUF1015 domain-containing protein, with protein sequence MAIIKPFKAVHPTADKVSLVTSRSYDDYGAAELAAYLEFNPFSFLHILNPAYVNQQKIGFDKRFKMVAHKYADFKKEGILVQEETAVLYVYRIETKNHIFTGILAGTSVEDYQQNHIRKHEDTLQYRVDLFKDYLHQTGFNTEPVLMTYQDNSVLNEWITSKTAERPLLEFSTTNKEKHTLWKIADEKEIQWLQEQFTTVGDFYIADGHHRSASAELLYEQDKDSGNENLNYFMSYLIADSNVKIYEYNRLIRDLNGYTKEDFIKKLADNFVIKSKKQELWKPKHKFEFGMYLDGEFYTLKLKEENFTFDNALAGLDAQILYTTVLQPILGIDDLRTDDRIAYIAGSKSITNIKEMVDSGEFEIGFMLFPTNISEIKDLADANLIMPPKSTYIEPKFRSGLVVYEI encoded by the coding sequence ATGGCGATAATAAAACCTTTTAAAGCAGTTCATCCCACAGCAGACAAAGTAAGCCTGGTTACTTCCCGCTCCTACGACGATTATGGGGCTGCGGAACTGGCGGCTTACCTGGAATTCAATCCGTTTTCTTTTTTGCATATCCTGAATCCGGCTTATGTGAACCAGCAAAAGATCGGATTTGACAAACGCTTTAAAATGGTCGCCCATAAATATGCCGATTTTAAAAAAGAGGGCATTCTGGTTCAGGAAGAAACAGCAGTACTGTATGTTTACCGGATTGAAACCAAAAACCACATTTTTACCGGAATCCTGGCCGGAACCTCGGTAGAAGATTACCAGCAAAATCATATCCGCAAACACGAAGACACGCTGCAATACCGCGTGGATCTGTTTAAGGATTACCTGCATCAGACCGGATTCAATACCGAACCCGTTTTGATGACCTATCAGGACAATTCCGTTTTAAACGAATGGATAACATCCAAAACAGCAGAACGTCCTTTACTGGAGTTCTCAACAACCAATAAGGAGAAACACACCCTTTGGAAAATTGCAGATGAAAAGGAAATTCAGTGGTTACAGGAGCAATTCACGACGGTTGGCGATTTTTACATCGCAGACGGGCACCACCGCTCTGCTTCTGCCGAGTTATTATACGAACAGGATAAAGATTCAGGCAATGAAAACCTGAATTACTTTATGAGTTATTTAATTGCCGACAGTAATGTAAAAATATACGAATACAACCGCCTGATCCGCGATTTGAACGGTTATACCAAAGAGGATTTTATTAAAAAATTAGCCGACAATTTTGTCATCAAAAGCAAGAAGCAGGAATTATGGAAACCCAAGCACAAATTTGAGTTTGGTATGTATCTTGATGGAGAATTTTATACCCTGAAATTAAAGGAAGAAAACTTTACCTTTGATAATGCTCTTGCCGGACTGGATGCCCAGATTTTATATACAACGGTTTTACAGCCGATTTTAGGGATTGACGATTTGCGTACCGACGACCGTATTGCCTACATTGCTGGAAGTAAATCGATCACCAACATTAAAGAAATGGTAGACAGCGGCGAATTTGAAATTGGTTTTATGCTGTTTCCTACCAATATTTCGGAAATTAAGGATCTGGCCGATGCCAATCTGATCATGCCGCCAAAAAGCACCTATATTGAACCCAAGTTCAGGAGCGGACTGGTTGTTTATGAGATATAA
- a CDS encoding YggS family pyridoxal phosphate-dependent enzyme, translating to MTIKENLLAIKNSLPEPVTLVAVSKTKPVSDLMEAYEAGQRIFGENKIQEMTDKWEQLPKDIQWHMIGHVQSNKVKYMASYVTLVHGVDSLKLLQEINKQAKKHDRVIDCLLQIYIAEEESKFGLDVNELNELLQSETFKELQHIRVIGLMGMATFTDSEAQIKKEFQNLKAIFDSTKGITAANFDLSVLSMGMSGDYKIAIACGSTMVRIGSSIFGTR from the coding sequence ATGACAATAAAAGAAAACCTACTCGCTATAAAAAATTCGCTTCCGGAACCGGTTACCCTGGTAGCGGTTTCGAAAACCAAACCGGTATCGGATCTGATGGAAGCCTATGAAGCCGGGCAGCGCATTTTCGGAGAAAACAAGATCCAGGAAATGACGGACAAATGGGAACAGCTGCCAAAAGATATTCAATGGCACATGATTGGTCACGTACAGTCCAACAAAGTCAAGTATATGGCTTCTTATGTGACCCTTGTTCACGGAGTAGACAGCTTGAAATTATTACAGGAAATCAACAAACAGGCCAAGAAACACGACCGTGTTATTGACTGCCTGCTGCAAATATATATCGCTGAGGAAGAAAGCAAATTCGGACTGGATGTAAACGAGTTAAACGAATTGCTGCAGTCGGAAACATTTAAGGAATTACAGCACATTCGCGTGATCGGATTAATGGGAATGGCCACTTTTACCGACAGCGAAGCACAAATAAAAAAGGAGTTTCAAAATTTAAAAGCTATTTTTGACAGCACAAAAGGAATTACCGCTGCCAATTTTGATCTATCGGTATTGTCCATGGGAATGTCGGGCGACTATAAAATCGCCATTGCCTGCGGAAGCACCATGGTTCGGATAGGAAGCAGTATCTTTGGAACGCGATAA
- a CDS encoding exonuclease domain-containing protein yields MYAILDIETTGGQFNEEGITEIAIYKFDGHEVVDQFISLINPEIPIQPFVVKLTGINNAMLRSAPKFYEVAKRIIEITQDCIIVAHNASFDYRILRTEFRRLGYDFNSNTICTVELSKKLIPDQPSYSLGKLVRSLGIPIADRHRATGDAMATVKLFKMLLAKDVKKEIITSFVKKEIKTGISPKLLDIVEAIPAKTGIYYIHREDGTIIYIGKSKNIKKRVNQHFTGTSRKAKRIQQEVFAVTFEETGNELVALLKESEEIKVNKPVYNRSQRKTIFPWALYAEKNEGGYLALRLAKADGRKKEVTSFATLVEGKNFLHKITAEYQLCQKINGLYDTKKGCFQYDIKQCHGACIGKEAAADYNVRVQDFLNNHQFQNQNMVIVDRGRSIDERSAILVENGIYKGYCFYDLNYQINNIDILKKIIIPMQHNRDTRNIIQNYLRKKKVSKVVTF; encoded by the coding sequence TTGTACGCTATATTAGACATAGAGACAACCGGAGGGCAATTTAACGAAGAAGGAATAACGGAAATTGCCATCTATAAATTTGATGGACATGAAGTTGTCGATCAGTTTATCAGCCTTATTAATCCCGAAATACCAATTCAGCCGTTTGTTGTAAAACTTACCGGGATCAATAATGCTATGCTGCGTTCTGCTCCTAAATTTTATGAAGTTGCAAAGCGGATCATTGAAATTACCCAGGATTGCATCATCGTAGCCCATAATGCTTCTTTTGATTACCGCATCCTGCGTACGGAATTCAGACGCCTGGGATATGACTTCAACAGCAATACCATCTGTACCGTTGAATTATCTAAAAAATTAATTCCGGACCAGCCTTCCTATAGTTTAGGAAAACTGGTGCGTAGCCTTGGTATTCCTATTGCCGACAGGCACCGGGCTACCGGAGATGCGATGGCAACCGTTAAGCTTTTTAAAATGCTTTTGGCAAAAGATGTCAAAAAGGAAATTATTACAAGCTTTGTCAAAAAAGAAATAAAAACCGGAATTTCCCCGAAATTACTGGACATCGTGGAAGCGATTCCCGCCAAAACCGGTATCTATTATATTCACCGTGAAGACGGAACCATTATTTATATCGGCAAAAGCAAAAACATCAAAAAACGCGTTAACCAGCACTTTACAGGAACCTCGCGAAAAGCAAAGCGAATACAGCAGGAAGTTTTTGCGGTTACTTTTGAAGAAACCGGAAACGAACTGGTTGCGCTGCTAAAAGAAAGCGAGGAAATAAAAGTAAACAAGCCCGTTTACAACAGATCACAGCGAAAAACAATTTTTCCCTGGGCTTTATATGCCGAAAAAAATGAGGGAGGCTATCTGGCCTTACGCCTCGCCAAAGCCGACGGGCGCAAAAAAGAAGTCACTTCTTTTGCTACGCTGGTTGAAGGCAAGAATTTTTTGCATAAAATAACTGCCGAATACCAGTTATGCCAGAAAATAAACGGTTTATACGACACTAAAAAAGGCTGCTTTCAGTACGATATCAAGCAATGCCACGGTGCCTGCATTGGCAAAGAAGCTGCTGCCGATTACAATGTTAGGGTTCAGGATTTCCTGAACAACCACCAGTTCCAGAATCAGAATATGGTTATTGTAGACCGGGGAAGAAGCATTGATGAAAGAAGTGCTATTTTAGTTGAAAACGGGATCTACAAAGGCTATTGCTTTTACGATCTTAACTACCAGATTAACAATATTGACATCCTTAAAAAGATCATTATCCCGATGCAGCACAACAGGGATACCCGGAATATCATTCAGAATTACCTGCGCAAAAAGAAAGTTAGCAAAGTAGTCACCTTTTAA
- a CDS encoding ion transporter: protein MRVLKTKYDIFRQKTYIVIYGSNTFGGRLFDLALLGVILLSVLLVMLESVQKLDAKYHTFLVVSEWIITVFFSIEYALRIICNKRPLKYIFSFYGLVDLISILPMYLSFFIPGSKILSVVRALRLLRLFGILNLVHFTGQESQLKLAIKASRTKIIVFIYFILVVSILLGAIMYVIESPESGFTSIPVSIYWCVVTLTTVGYGDIAPVTTLGQIIAAFIMIMGYGIIAVPTGIVTAEFANAKRNATDTEGKKVCPSCTTIIYNQDSRYCHHCGEKLSND from the coding sequence ATGAGGGTATTAAAAACCAAATACGACATTTTCAGGCAGAAAACGTATATTGTTATTTACGGTTCCAACACTTTTGGCGGACGTCTTTTTGACTTAGCCCTTCTGGGTGTGATTTTGTTGAGTGTCCTTTTGGTCATGCTTGAATCGGTACAGAAACTGGATGCCAAATACCATACTTTTCTCGTGGTTTCGGAATGGATCATTACTGTTTTTTTCAGTATTGAATATGCCCTCCGGATCATTTGCAACAAGCGTCCCTTAAAATATATTTTCAGTTTTTACGGCCTGGTCGACCTGATTTCCATTTTACCGATGTATTTATCCTTTTTTATTCCGGGATCCAAAATACTATCGGTGGTACGGGCTTTGCGTTTACTGCGTTTGTTCGGTATTTTAAACCTGGTGCATTTCACCGGACAGGAATCCCAGCTTAAACTGGCCATAAAAGCCAGCCGTACCAAAATTATTGTTTTTATCTATTTTATCCTGGTGGTTTCCATTCTTTTAGGTGCCATCATGTATGTTATTGAAAGTCCGGAAAGCGGTTTTACCAGCATTCCGGTGAGCATTTACTGGTGTGTGGTTACGCTCACGACCGTTGGTTACGGCGATATTGCCCCGGTAACGACCTTAGGGCAGATTATTGCCGCCTTTATCATGATCATGGGTTATGGCATTATTGCGGTTCCTACCGGAATAGTAACGGCCGAGTTTGCCAATGCCAAAAGAAATGCCACCGACACGGAAGGTAAAAAAGTATGTCCTTCCTGTACGACTATAATTTATAATCAAGACTCCCGCTATTGTCATCACTGCGGGGAAAAATTAAGTAATGACTAA
- the miaA gene encoding tRNA (adenosine(37)-N6)-dimethylallyltransferase MiaA: MTNYLITIIGPTAIGKTALSITLAKHFNCEILSCDSRQFFKEMTIGTAVPSAEELAAAPHHFIQNKSVFDDYTVGDFEREAVTLLDTLFLRNNIQIMVGGSGLYVNAVLKGFDDFPDIAPSVRENIRENFENHGITYLQNELQQRDPDYYTKILQENPQTLQNPQRMMRFVEVCIGSGKTYSSFLNQKKNSRNFTPIVIGLEADRELMYDRINQRVDLMLQAGLLKEAESLYANKALNALQTVGYRELFSYFDGDFTFDFAVEEIKKNTRRFAKRQMTWFKRTENAKWFDFKASPENIIDYVKQQIQNS, translated from the coding sequence ATGACTAACTATTTAATCACCATAATCGGTCCGACCGCTATCGGTAAAACCGCTTTGAGCATTACACTCGCAAAGCATTTTAACTGTGAGATCCTTTCCTGCGACAGCCGTCAGTTTTTTAAAGAAATGACCATCGGGACGGCCGTGCCTTCTGCTGAAGAATTAGCGGCAGCACCGCATCATTTTATCCAGAACAAATCGGTATTTGACGACTATACGGTGGGCGATTTCGAAAGGGAAGCCGTTACTTTACTCGATACACTATTCCTGAGGAACAACATCCAGATTATGGTTGGCGGTTCCGGATTATACGTTAATGCCGTTTTAAAAGGCTTTGATGATTTTCCGGACATAGCTCCTTCCGTTCGGGAGAACATCCGGGAAAACTTCGAAAACCACGGCATAACATACCTGCAAAACGAGTTACAGCAACGCGACCCGGACTATTATACCAAAATCCTTCAGGAAAATCCGCAAACCCTGCAAAATCCCCAGCGCATGATGCGTTTTGTGGAAGTTTGCATTGGCAGCGGCAAGACCTATTCTTCTTTCCTGAATCAGAAAAAAAACAGCCGTAATTTCACGCCTATAGTGATTGGTCTGGAAGCCGACAGGGAACTCATGTATGACCGCATTAACCAAAGAGTTGACCTCATGCTGCAGGCCGGGCTTTTAAAAGAAGCCGAATCGCTTTATGCTAATAAAGCGTTAAACGCTTTACAAACGGTGGGTTATCGCGAATTATTTAGTTACTTTGACGGCGATTTCACATTCGATTTTGCTGTTGAAGAAATAAAAAAGAATACACGCCGTTTCGCAAAACGTCAGATGACCTGGTTCAAACGGACGGAAAATGCAAAATGGTTTGATTTTAAAGCTTCGCCCGAAAACATTATCGATTATGTGAAGCAGCAAATTCAAAATTCATAA
- a CDS encoding acyl-[acyl-carrier-protein] thioesterase — MPIAPDFTSVYEHEWEINFTQCTPYGLLKYVDLCNILQLTAAEHSIHGGLSFNDMQEHDQAWVLSRIRVEITDTLPKWMDKVIVKTWIEDLQGSRSIRNIEMYLNGKKIAGATTYWAVFNTKLRKAEALALPHEHFEKYPDRHATEHSFSRINVTREAEKVTNRTIVLSDLDIVNHVNNVKYLEWCLDTLDARQVLKQGLKSFEMNFLRELNLNDQVTIHRDQEADQTYFSVTKDNKVSFALLLDWKA, encoded by the coding sequence ATGCCAATAGCACCCGATTTTACTTCCGTTTATGAACACGAATGGGAGATCAATTTTACCCAATGTACTCCATACGGGCTTCTGAAATATGTAGACCTTTGTAACATACTGCAGCTAACCGCCGCCGAGCATTCCATTCATGGCGGATTGAGCTTTAACGACATGCAGGAACACGATCAGGCCTGGGTTTTAAGCCGGATCCGCGTGGAAATAACCGATACTTTACCCAAATGGATGGACAAGGTAATCGTAAAAACATGGATTGAAGATTTACAGGGCTCCCGCTCTATCCGTAATATTGAAATGTACCTGAATGGTAAAAAAATAGCCGGTGCCACCACCTATTGGGCTGTTTTTAATACCAAACTGAGAAAAGCGGAAGCGCTGGCTTTACCGCACGAGCATTTTGAAAAATATCCCGACCGCCACGCTACCGAACACAGCTTTTCACGGATTAACGTGACCCGGGAAGCCGAAAAAGTGACCAACCGGACCATTGTACTCTCCGACCTGGATATCGTTAATCACGTAAACAATGTGAAATATCTGGAATGGTGCCTCGACACCCTGGATGCCAGACAGGTCTTGAAACAGGGCCTCAAAAGTTTTGAAATGAATTTTCTGAGAGAGCTCAATTTAAACGATCAGGTAACGATTCACCGGGATCAGGAAGCAGATCAGACATATTTTTCGGTTACTAAAGACAATAAAGTAAGTTTTGCTTTATTGCTGGACTGGAAAGCATAA
- a CDS encoding response regulator transcription factor encodes MDTTNKKILLVEDDPNFGAVLKDYLLINDFEVTLAKNGMEGFEKFKKDNFDLCILDVMMPYKDGYTLAREIREKNKEVPIIFLTAKSMKEDVLKGYKVGADDYLNKPFDSEVLLMKIKAIIQRKASEVKTDNTKFEFIIGKFHLNSKLRFLSFQNEEPIKLSPKENELLKMLALHENDLMPRELALTKIWRDDNYFTSRSMDVYIAKLRKYLKQDEDVEILNIHGEGFRLVIKNKVAE; translated from the coding sequence ATGGATACGACTAACAAAAAAATTCTTTTAGTAGAAGATGACCCCAATTTTGGAGCAGTGCTCAAAGATTACCTTTTAATAAACGATTTTGAAGTTACTTTAGCCAAAAATGGTATGGAAGGTTTCGAAAAATTCAAGAAAGATAATTTCGATTTATGCATTCTTGATGTGATGATGCCTTACAAAGATGGTTATACACTAGCGAGAGAAATCCGCGAAAAAAATAAAGAAGTGCCTATTATCTTTTTAACGGCAAAATCCATGAAAGAGGATGTGTTAAAAGGATACAAAGTAGGAGCAGATGATTATTTGAACAAACCTTTTGATTCGGAAGTATTGCTGATGAAAATCAAAGCAATTATCCAGCGTAAAGCATCGGAAGTTAAAACAGATAATACGAAGTTTGAATTTATCATCGGTAAATTCCATTTGAACTCAAAATTACGTTTCTTATCTTTCCAGAATGAGGAGCCGATCAAATTATCTCCAAAAGAGAATGAATTGCTTAAAATGCTTGCTTTGCATGAAAATGACTTAATGCCAAGAGAGTTAGCACTAACAAAAATCTGGAGAGACGACAATTACTTTACCTCAAGAAGTATGGACGTTTATATCGCCAAATTGCGTAAATACCTGAAACAGGACGAAGATGTTGAGATTCTGAACATCCACGGTGAAGGTTTCCGTTTGGTAATCAAAAATAAAGTTGCAGAATAA
- a CDS encoding sensor histidine kinase, translated as MNKTRFLLLIILMSLSLVGIILVQLFWINTSYKNNEEQFKYHVQQVIGSVANKLQQQEYFEFYEKFNKLKDSIGKVPRQSDLLEYFYVKRDPKTNEQIIYSNTIVLEDYNLNRSFFDKKSDSVSLKSFVAKRKTEIYNGNVVDNSSFQKAPMPDVTIEKEGNLDILDKAQFEIYFKDIVGLKPIQERVSKDKLQLMLRNELNQYGVNTPFEFGIYSNMLATKVKSENFNYDKNSTYSIPVFPDNEGQSKYQLLLSFPQKNKFLFSSLVGITSLSIIFTLVIIVAYFSALNQLIKQKQISEIKTDFINNMTHEFKTPIATINLALDAIKNPKIIDDKEKVQRYLQMIRDENKRMHAQVENVLRISKLEKRELEISKEPTDVHTIIEDAIEHVNLIVEDRGGVIKEHLNAKRTTILLNDVHFTNVMVNILDNAIKYSPEAPIIDVTTENVKDFVLIKIKDNGAGMSKVAQKRIFEKFYREHTGDLHNVKGHGLGLAYVKRIIEDHNGQIFVESEKGKGSTFIIKMPLIN; from the coding sequence ATGAATAAAACGAGATTCCTCTTATTGATAATATTGATGAGCCTATCGCTGGTAGGAATCATATTAGTACAATTATTCTGGATAAATACTTCTTATAAAAATAATGAAGAACAGTTTAAGTATCACGTACAACAAGTTATCGGTAGCGTAGCTAACAAACTACAGCAACAGGAGTATTTTGAGTTCTATGAAAAGTTCAATAAATTAAAGGATAGTATCGGTAAGGTACCGAGACAAAGCGATTTGTTAGAGTATTTCTACGTAAAACGCGACCCGAAAACGAATGAACAGATCATTTACTCGAATACTATCGTTTTAGAAGATTATAATTTAAATCGTTCGTTCTTTGATAAAAAATCGGATTCCGTTTCGCTGAAAAGTTTTGTAGCGAAACGAAAGACAGAAATTTACAATGGAAATGTAGTGGATAATTCTTCTTTTCAAAAAGCACCGATGCCGGATGTTACGATTGAAAAAGAAGGAAATCTGGACATTCTGGACAAAGCACAGTTTGAGATCTATTTCAAGGATATCGTCGGACTGAAACCCATTCAGGAGCGGGTATCGAAAGATAAACTGCAGCTGATGCTTCGTAATGAATTGAATCAATATGGGGTGAACACGCCTTTTGAGTTCGGGATTTACAGTAATATGCTGGCTACAAAAGTGAAATCGGAGAATTTTAATTACGATAAAAATTCAACCTACAGTATTCCGGTTTTCCCGGATAACGAAGGACAGAGCAAATACCAGCTTTTGCTGAGCTTTCCTCAAAAGAACAAGTTTCTTTTCTCGTCACTGGTCGGAATTACCTCACTGTCCATCATTTTTACACTGGTTATCATCGTGGCCTATTTTAGTGCCCTGAACCAGTTGATCAAACAAAAGCAGATTTCGGAAATTAAAACCGATTTTATCAACAACATGACCCATGAGTTTAAAACACCCATTGCAACGATTAACCTTGCTTTGGATGCGATTAAAAACCCAAAAATCATAGACGATAAAGAAAAAGTACAGCGGTACCTGCAAATGATAAGGGATGAGAATAAAAGAATGCATGCCCAGGTTGAAAACGTACTGCGTATTTCGAAATTAGAAAAAAGAGAGTTGGAGATCAGTAAAGAGCCAACAGACGTTCATACTATAATTGAAGATGCTATCGAGCATGTTAACCTGATTGTTGAAGACCGTGGCGGTGTTATTAAAGAACACCTGAATGCAAAACGGACAACAATACTGCTGAACGATGTTCACTTTACGAATGTAATGGTTAACATACTGGACAATGCGATTAAATATTCGCCTGAGGCACCAATAATCGATGTTACAACAGAAAACGTAAAAGATTTTGTGTTGATTAAAATAAAAGACAACGGCGCCGGGATGAGTAAAGTCGCTCAAAAGAGAATTTTTGAAAAATTCTACCGCGAGCACACAGGCGATTTACATAATGTGAAAGGACACGGGCTGGGATTAGCCTATGTGAAAAGGATTATTGAAGACCATAACGGTCAGATATTTGTAGAAAGCGAGAAAGGTAAAGGAAGTACCTTTATAATTAAAATGCCACTAATAAATTAA
- the coaE gene encoding dephospho-CoA kinase (Dephospho-CoA kinase (CoaE) performs the final step in coenzyme A biosynthesis.) — MTKIIGLTGGIGSGKSTIAAYIAAQGIPVYIADDEARKIMELPEIIHKVQEIFEVNVIENGKLNRKKIADLVFSAPNLLKKLNEIIHPAVDENFSIWLKNNEKHRYIVKEVAILFESGGYKKCDKIILVTAPEVVRIERVMGRDGVIKEQVLDRMKNQWKDEDKAVLSDYIVVNTDLTAAKKDVDKILKELNKI; from the coding sequence ATGACAAAGATAATTGGACTTACAGGAGGTATCGGAAGTGGTAAATCGACTATAGCGGCTTATATCGCTGCTCAGGGAATTCCGGTATATATCGCTGATGATGAGGCAAGGAAAATCATGGAATTGCCCGAAATTATACATAAAGTTCAGGAAATTTTTGAAGTGAATGTTATTGAGAATGGAAAATTAAATCGCAAAAAAATTGCGGATCTGGTTTTTTCTGCGCCCAATTTATTAAAAAAACTGAATGAAATTATTCATCCTGCAGTTGATGAAAATTTTAGTATTTGGTTAAAAAACAACGAAAAACACCGTTATATTGTTAAAGAAGTTGCGATTCTTTTTGAAAGTGGCGGCTATAAAAAATGCGATAAAATTATACTGGTTACCGCTCCGGAAGTGGTTAGAATTGAGCGTGTTATGGGTAGGGACGGCGTGATAAAAGAACAGGTGCTGGACCGGATGAAAAACCAGTGGAAAGACGAAGATAAAGCCGTTTTGAGCGATTATATAGTTGTAAACACCGATTTGACCGCTGCTAAGAAAGATGTCGATAAAATTCTTAAAGAATTGAATAAAATTTAA
- a CDS encoding glycosyltransferase, producing the protein MYFSFIIPVYNRPDEIEELLKSLTEQNYREDFEVVVVEDGSTIPCEHIVNAYKGKLFLSYYNKPNSGPGDSRNYGMRKAIGQYFIILDSDCILPENYVTSVAENLERNYVDCFGGPDNALDSFSDIQKAINFTMTSFLTTGGVRGGSEKIGKFQPRSFNMGLSKKAFEASGGFGNIHPGEDPDLSIRLWEMGFQTKLFKDSYVYHKRRIDWSKFYKQVNKFGKARPILDSWYPKYRKITFWFPSLFCLGFLVALGLYAFGIPVLFQFYVLYIAILFLSGIIENASLKIGFLSVIAFFIQFYGYGMGYFKSFFKVILLKQQPEKAFPELFFKK; encoded by the coding sequence ATGTATTTTTCATTTATAATTCCTGTTTACAACAGGCCTGATGAAATTGAAGAGCTGCTTAAAAGCTTAACAGAACAAAACTATCGCGAAGATTTTGAAGTTGTGGTTGTAGAAGACGGTTCTACAATACCCTGCGAGCACATTGTGAATGCCTATAAAGGGAAACTGTTTCTCTCCTATTATAACAAGCCGAATTCCGGTCCCGGTGATTCCAGGAACTACGGAATGCGGAAAGCTATCGGACAGTATTTTATTATTTTGGATTCCGATTGCATTTTGCCGGAAAATTACGTAACTTCAGTTGCTGAGAATCTGGAACGAAACTATGTGGACTGTTTCGGAGGTCCGGACAATGCGCTGGACTCTTTTTCCGATATTCAGAAAGCAATTAATTTTACAATGACCTCTTTCCTTACTACGGGAGGCGTTCGCGGCGGATCTGAAAAAATAGGTAAATTTCAGCCGCGCAGCTTTAATATGGGGCTTTCTAAAAAAGCATTTGAAGCTTCCGGCGGTTTTGGGAACATTCATCCCGGAGAAGACCCGGATTTGTCCATACGCTTATGGGAAATGGGTTTTCAAACCAAACTGTTTAAAGATTCGTATGTATATCATAAAAGAAGAATCGATTGGTCAAAGTTCTATAAACAGGTCAATAAATTTGGAAAAGCAAGGCCCATACTGGATTCCTGGTATCCGAAGTACCGGAAAATAACCTTTTGGTTTCCGTCTTTGTTTTGCCTGGGCTTTTTGGTTGCTTTGGGATTATATGCGTTTGGAATACCGGTATTGTTTCAGTTTTATGTGCTTTATATTGCTATACTGTTTTTGTCCGGAATCATTGAAAATGCCAGTTTAAAAATAGGATTTTTGTCCGTTATTGCCTTTTTTATCCAGTTTTATGGGTACGGAATGGGCTATTTTAAGTCATTTTTTAAAGTTATTTTGTTAAAACAGCAACCGGAAAAAGCATTTCCTGAATTATTCTTTAAAAAGTAA